From a region of the Streptomyces sp. NBC_00193 genome:
- a CDS encoding OmpA family protein, translating to MTKRHRITAATAVAGLVIAGAHFVGATSAYADDVTPSVPPGTEPSASAPPIRPDSPGLKLPQGGILAPSKVLDMVEVVEDLGGEERRQETNQTVMMALQSEVMFPEDSAIFNAQAAARIQAIAQEINTQKATTVRVFGFTDDQGSYEHGKELSKKRADAVQAELAKTVTNPSITFDVRGYSEDYPIADNGTEEGRKKNRRVEITFPRSSK from the coding sequence ATGACCAAACGCCATCGCATCACAGCTGCCACAGCCGTTGCCGGCCTCGTCATCGCCGGGGCCCATTTCGTCGGCGCGACCAGTGCCTACGCGGATGACGTCACGCCGTCTGTGCCTCCGGGTACGGAGCCCTCGGCCTCGGCGCCGCCCATCAGGCCGGACTCCCCAGGACTGAAGCTCCCCCAGGGCGGCATCCTCGCGCCTTCCAAGGTGCTGGACATGGTGGAGGTAGTCGAAGACCTCGGGGGCGAGGAACGGCGCCAGGAGACGAACCAGACCGTCATGATGGCCCTCCAGTCCGAGGTGATGTTCCCCGAGGACAGTGCCATCTTCAACGCTCAGGCCGCCGCGCGTATCCAGGCCATCGCGCAGGAAATCAACACCCAGAAGGCCACCACCGTCCGGGTCTTCGGTTTCACCGACGACCAGGGCAGCTACGAGCACGGCAAGGAACTCTCGAAGAAGCGAGCCGACGCGGTCCAGGCCGAGCTGGCGAAGACCGTGACGAATCCCAGCATCACCTTCGACGTACGCGGCTACAGCGAGGACTACCCGATCGCCGACAACGGCACCGAGGAAGGTCGCAAGAAGAACCGTCGCGTGGAGATCACCTTCCCGCGCAGCAGCAAGTAG
- a CDS encoding pilus assembly protein TadG-related protein, with product MAGSGSRDRGQVLPFYAAMMGCLLFAAFAFVVVGMAGAKRSDAQGAADAAALAAARETRDNLLVGMDLLTLTPADWEDILDGDRLDPNGACAKAQAFATSNGATAECSAGVLRFTVTTETRQSIGDTVIPETENMKGHAAATAVIEPRCDLQPGATPTATPSPSATPGPVIIDCRGGGVVKVNPSTPGSLTKLARQLFNVRLIN from the coding sequence ATGGCCGGGTCGGGCTCGCGTGACCGGGGACAGGTTCTCCCCTTCTACGCCGCGATGATGGGATGCCTGCTCTTCGCCGCGTTTGCCTTCGTCGTCGTCGGTATGGCGGGGGCCAAGCGCAGCGATGCACAGGGCGCTGCCGATGCGGCGGCGCTCGCTGCTGCTCGGGAGACCCGGGACAACCTGCTCGTGGGTATGGATCTCCTCACGCTCACACCCGCTGACTGGGAGGACATCCTTGACGGTGATCGACTCGACCCGAACGGGGCCTGCGCGAAGGCGCAGGCCTTTGCCACCTCGAACGGTGCCACTGCGGAATGCAGCGCTGGGGTTTTGAGGTTCACCGTCACCACCGAAACGCGTCAGTCGATCGGAGACACGGTCATCCCCGAAACCGAGAACATGAAGGGACATGCCGCAGCGACTGCCGTGATCGAGCCTCGGTGTGACCTACAGCCGGGGGCGACCCCCACAGCGACACCGTCGCCCAGCGCGACGCCCGGTCCGGTCATCATCGACTGCCGGGGTGGTGGCGTGGTCAAAGTGAACCCCTCAACACCAGGTTCCTTGACCAAGCTGGCGAGGCAGCTCTTCAATGTGCGACTGATCAACTGA
- a CDS encoding response regulator transcription factor, translated as MAPLRVLIADDNPVVRAGLAALLGTAEGVEVAAEAADGREALHLTRLHTPDVILLDVRMPGVDGISALPHLVRLAPVLMLTYSQEAEIVRETLLLGAGGYLVHGEFTPDHLVAAVRDVRAGRAHFSPTAASAVLAELRTSSHPQRTVGQSSERLPNHAVFGLSSREEEVMGLIASGMSNQQIAASCFISEKTVKNHINRIFAKLQTATRSEAIARWLGTARPGVAGHG; from the coding sequence ATGGCGCCGCTGCGCGTGCTCATCGCCGACGACAACCCGGTCGTACGGGCCGGCCTGGCGGCCCTCCTGGGTACCGCGGAGGGCGTCGAAGTGGCGGCGGAGGCGGCGGACGGGCGGGAAGCCCTCCACCTGACGCGCCTCCACACCCCCGACGTGATCCTGCTGGACGTCCGGATGCCCGGCGTGGACGGCATCTCGGCCCTGCCCCACCTCGTGCGGCTCGCACCCGTGCTGATGCTGACGTACAGCCAGGAGGCGGAGATCGTCCGGGAGACGCTGCTGCTGGGTGCGGGTGGCTACTTGGTGCACGGCGAGTTCACGCCGGATCACCTCGTGGCGGCCGTCCGCGACGTCCGCGCGGGGCGGGCGCATTTCAGCCCGACGGCGGCGAGCGCGGTCCTCGCGGAACTGCGGACCTCTTCGCATCCGCAACGAACTGTGGGACAGTCGTCGGAGCGGCTTCCCAACCATGCTGTGTTCGGGCTGAGTTCACGTGAGGAGGAGGTCATGGGCCTCATCGCTTCCGGCATGAGTAACCAACAGATCGCAGCCAGTTGCTTTATCAGCGAGAAGACGGTCAAGAACCACATCAACCGGATCTTCGCGAAGCTCCAGACCGCCACCAGGAGCGAGGCGATAGCCCGTTGGCTGGGAACCGCCCGTCCGGGGGTGGCTGGCCATGGGTAG
- a CDS encoding sensor histidine kinase → MPASLDDVTEFAAARDRPSPRPAVQLPIALQANALQALCRQVFAFRLVMIALGTPVVLSRTAPGTPTHLAGGAVLLTFLLSYVLFRDWERFGPLLLRHRWPLVLDWAFFGGLLFLTATPGSPLLLVSVCTPLLAGIVYGRPGAAVYAVVQAALVALVAEALTLAVLCVLAGAAGTSLRGLLLRFGTAGQALLETRARQAVAEAVQAERDHLSRELHDSVAKTLHGLVLAADSLTRTTDPATLRRQAALVSGAARRAVAESRDVLADLRRDLDAPGVSLASELRTRIGPSAAELRVTGTLPVVPSSVARHLLAVTGEALENARRHAGAARITVEAAVAASELVLVIEDDGRGLPDGVDLASLHGAGCFGLLGMAERAAAIGARLHIGARPGGQSGTRVRLALPLSALATGRGV, encoded by the coding sequence ATGCCCGCCTCGCTGGACGACGTCACGGAGTTCGCCGCCGCACGGGACCGGCCGTCCCCGCGCCCCGCGGTGCAGCTGCCGATCGCCCTCCAGGCCAACGCCCTGCAGGCGCTGTGCCGCCAGGTCTTCGCGTTCCGCCTCGTGATGATCGCCCTCGGGACGCCGGTGGTGCTGAGCCGCACGGCACCCGGGACGCCGACGCACCTGGCGGGCGGCGCGGTCCTGCTCACCTTCCTGCTGTCCTACGTCCTGTTCCGCGACTGGGAGCGCTTCGGACCGCTGCTCCTGCGCCACCGCTGGCCGCTGGTGCTCGACTGGGCCTTCTTCGGCGGACTCCTGTTCCTGACGGCCACCCCCGGCTCCCCGCTCCTCCTCGTCTCGGTGTGCACCCCGCTGCTGGCAGGGATCGTCTACGGCCGGCCCGGCGCGGCGGTCTACGCGGTGGTCCAGGCGGCCCTGGTGGCGCTCGTCGCCGAGGCCCTGACGCTGGCGGTGCTCTGCGTCCTGGCGGGCGCGGCCGGGACCTCCCTGCGCGGGCTGCTCCTCCGCTTCGGCACGGCCGGCCAGGCCTTGCTGGAGACCCGGGCCCGCCAGGCGGTGGCAGAGGCGGTGCAGGCCGAACGGGACCACCTGTCCCGCGAGTTGCACGACTCCGTCGCGAAGACCCTGCACGGCCTCGTCCTCGCCGCCGACTCCCTGACCCGTACGACCGATCCGGCCACACTCCGCCGCCAGGCCGCCCTGGTGTCCGGCGCGGCCCGCCGCGCGGTGGCGGAGTCCCGGGACGTACTGGCCGACCTGCGCCGGGACCTGGACGCACCGGGAGTCTCCCTGGCCTCGGAGCTCCGGACGCGGATCGGCCCCTCCGCAGCTGAGCTGCGCGTGACCGGCACCCTTCCGGTGGTGCCCTCCTCGGTGGCCCGGCACTTGCTGGCGGTGACGGGCGAGGCCCTGGAGAACGCCCGCCGCCATGCGGGAGCGGCGCGGATCACGGTCGAGGCGGCCGTCGCCGCCTCCGAACTGGTGCTGGTGATCGAGGACGACGGCCGCGGCCTGCCGGACGGCGTCGACCTCGCGTCGCTGCACGGCGCGGGCTGCTTCGGCCTGCTGGGCATGGCGGAACGCGCGGCCGCGATCGGCGCCCGCCTCCACATAGGGGCCCGCCCGGGCGGGCAGTCGGGGACACGGGTCCGCCTGGCCCTTCCGCTGTCGGCCCTCGCCACGGGGAGGGGTGTGTGA